In Macrobrachium rosenbergii isolate ZJJX-2024 chromosome 4, ASM4041242v1, whole genome shotgun sequence, one genomic interval encodes:
- the LOC136833145 gene encoding uncharacterized protein isoform X3, with translation MQYIVGARTFNSFIYPGHSALTWSRCFCRWTSQPPWDTMPGESHSDVPAAVPLQIAVQSASLSCVNGHSTGESEQPKTLNCLECKKPATIVCGGCWQAGFCARDHQLEGWVKHKPKCRPWRVASSDDLGRFMVATRDITPGELLIQDPPLLLGPKMITEPVCLGCYRPVDGSYQCKGCGFPMCDSQCEKSEDHKAECNSVIESGAAVKVSVFGEINSMYECITPLRIMRLRDENPMVWNKLLALESHSDKRDGTAVAAITQQTVVDIIHNRLRMEDFDAALIQKILGIIDTNAFEIRLPDSSILGVFSQASLLEHDCIANTHRTFDADLNLVVRAAIPIKRGDHLTSCYTDPLTTTSARLEHLRSSKYFTCHCVRCVDPTELRTFTSALKCSDCAKKRAEQIKKNQSGPPGRGRGRGRGGPMRGMGPGRSQGGPSEEPEIEPYIVPQDPLSPSSIWKCLSCGDTTTDDYPDRITSVVAEEAEELEAAPTVDLCEAFLEKWRDTFHSDHAILLNIKYVLLNLYGSEEGYELENLTPIQLARKEELCQQVLNVADLLLPGSDDSPERMR, from the exons ATGCAGTATATTGTTGGAGCCCGGACTTTCAACAGCTTTATATACCCAG GTCACAGTGCCCTTACCTGGTCGAGGTGCTTCTGCCGTTGGACATCCCAACCCCCCTGGGACACA atGCCTGGAGAAAGTCATTCCGATGTGCCAGCAGCCGTGCCTCTGCAGATTGCAGTGCAATCTGCTTCTCTCTCGTGCGTTAATGGCCATTCCACAGGTGAATCAGAGCAACCGAAGACCTTGAATTGCCTTGAATGTAAGAAACCAGCCACAATTGTATGTGGTGGATGCTGGCAAGCAGGGTTCTGTGCTCGAGATCACCAACTGGAAGGATGGGTAAAACATAAGCCTAAATGTCGTCCATGGCGTGTTGCCAGTTCAGATGATCTAGGGCGTTTCATGGTTGCTACCAGAGATATCACCCCTGGGGAATTATTGATTCAGGATCCTCCTCTACTCTTGGGACCCAAGATGATTACAGAACCAGTGTGCCTGGGGTGTTATCGCCCTGTGGATGGCAGTTACCAGTGCAAAGGCTGTGGTTTTCCAATGTGTGATTCTCAGTGTGAAAAATCAGAGGACCATAAAGCCGAGTGTAACTCAGTAATAGAATCAGGTGCTGCTGTAAAAGTTTCTGTGTTTGGGGAAATTAACAGCATGTATGAGTGCATCACTCCATTAAGAATCATGCGCCTCCGAGATGAGAACCCAATGGTATGGAACAAGCTGTTAGCTCTTGAGAGCCATTCTGACAAGCGTGATGGAACTGCTGTTGCAGCAATAACACAGCAAACAGTTGTAGATATCATTCACAACCGCTTGAGAATGGAGGACTTTGATGCTGCGCTCATTCAAAAAATTTTGGGCATCATAGACACAAATGCATTTGAGATTCGATTGCCTGATTCTAGCATTTTAGGTGTATTTTCCCAGGCCTCTTTGCTGGAGCATGATTGTATTGCCAACACTCACCGTACTTTTGATGCAGATCTCAATCTGGTGGTGAGAGCAGCTATCCCCATCAAGAGAGGGGATCACCTTACATCATGTTACACAGATCCTCTAACAACAACATCAGCAAGACTGGAACATCTCCGTTCATCCAAATACTTCACCTGCCACTGCGTTCGTTGTGTTGACCCCACAGAGCTGAGAACTTTTACATCAGCACTAAAATGTTCAGATTGCGCGAAAAAGCGTGCAGAACAGATCAAGAAGAACCAGTCAGGCCCACCAGGCAGGGGCCGTGGTAGAGGTCGTGGTGGTCCTATGAGGGGTATGGGACCTGGAAGAAGCCAAGGAGGACCATCAGAGGAGCCTGAAATTGAGCCCTACATTGTTCCACAAGACCCTCTTTCTCCATCATCCATCTGGAAATGTCTCTCATGTGGAGATACCACCACAGACGACTACCCAGACAGAATAACCAGCGTGGTGGCAGAAGAGGCAGAGGAGCTAGAGGCAGCACCGACAGTGGATTTATGTGAAGCATTCCTTGAGAAATGGAGAGATACTTTCCACTCAGATCACGCTATTCTGCTCAAT ATTAAATATGTGTTGCTGAACTTGTACGGTTCAGAGGAAGGGTACGAACTGGAGAATCTCACTCCTATCCAGCTGGCCAGAAAGGAGGAACTTTGTCAACAGGTGTTGAATGTGGCAGATCTTTTACTACCAG